Proteins from one Pseudomonas sp. KBS0710 genomic window:
- the phoB gene encoding phosphate regulon transcriptional regulator PhoB: MVGRSILIVDDEAPIREMIAVALEMAGYDCLEAENSQQAHAIIVDRKPDLILLDWMLPGTSGIELARRLKRDELTGDIPIIMLTAKGEEDNKIQGLEVGADDYITKPFSPRELVARLKAVLRRAGPTDGEAPIEVDGLILDPISHRVTIDGKPAEMGPTEYRLLQFFMTHQERAYTRGQLLDQVWGGNVYVEERTVDVHIRRLRKALGDAYENLVQTVRGTGYRFSTKG, from the coding sequence ATGGTTGGCAGGAGCATTCTGATCGTTGACGACGAAGCGCCCATTCGCGAGATGATCGCCGTTGCGTTGGAAATGGCCGGCTATGACTGCCTGGAGGCGGAGAACTCCCAGCAGGCCCATGCCATTATCGTCGACCGTAAGCCGGACCTGATCCTGCTGGACTGGATGTTGCCCGGCACCTCCGGCATCGAACTGGCCCGCCGCCTCAAGCGTGACGAATTGACCGGGGATATCCCGATCATCATGCTCACCGCCAAGGGTGAAGAGGACAACAAGATCCAGGGCCTGGAAGTCGGCGCTGATGACTACATCACCAAGCCGTTTTCCCCACGTGAGCTGGTCGCGCGCCTGAAGGCCGTACTGCGCCGTGCCGGCCCGACTGATGGCGAAGCGCCGATCGAAGTCGACGGGCTTATCCTGGATCCGATCAGCCACCGCGTGACTATCGACGGCAAGCCGGCCGAGATGGGACCGACCGAATACCGCCTGCTGCAATTTTTCATGACCCACCAGGAGCGCGCCTACACCCGTGGCCAATTGCTCGACCAGGTGTGGGGTGGCAACGTGTATGTGGAAGAGCGCACGGTTGACGTGCATATCCGCCGCCTGCGCAAAGCCTTGGGCGATGCCTACGAGAATCTGGTACAAACCGTGCGCGGCACCGGCTATCGCTTTTCCACCAAAGGCTGA
- the ubiA gene encoding 4-hydroxybenzoate octaprenyltransferase, giving the protein MYQRLLKSLNRLNPRAWDFIQLTRMDKPIGIYLLLWPTLWALWIAGKGSPSLLNIVIFVLGVVLTRAGGCVINDWADRKVDGHVKRTEQRPLVSGKISSKEALVFFAVLMGISFLLVLLTNATTILLSLGGLALAASYPFMKRYTYYPQVVLGAAFSWGMPMAFTAETGHLPATAWLLYIANLLWTVGYDTYYAMTDRDDDLKIGVKSTAILFGDADRVIILTLQGLSLVCLLLAGQRFELGGWFHLGLLAAAGCFAWEFWYTRDKDRMKCFKAFLHNHWAGLAIFVGIVADYAFR; this is encoded by the coding sequence ATGTATCAACGTCTGCTCAAGTCCTTGAACCGCCTGAACCCCAGGGCGTGGGATTTCATTCAGTTGACTCGCATGGACAAACCCATCGGCATTTACCTGCTGTTGTGGCCGACGCTGTGGGCGCTGTGGATTGCGGGCAAAGGCTCGCCGTCGTTGCTCAATATCGTGATTTTCGTGCTCGGTGTGGTGCTGACTCGCGCTGGCGGTTGCGTGATCAATGACTGGGCTGACCGCAAGGTCGACGGCCATGTGAAACGCACCGAACAACGACCGCTGGTAAGCGGCAAGATCAGCTCCAAAGAGGCACTGGTATTTTTTGCGGTGCTGATGGGCATCAGTTTTCTGCTGGTGCTGCTGACCAACGCGACCACTATCCTGCTGTCCCTGGGCGGACTGGCACTGGCGGCGAGCTATCCGTTCATGAAGCGCTACACCTATTACCCGCAGGTGGTGCTGGGCGCGGCGTTTTCATGGGGGATGCCGATGGCGTTCACTGCCGAGACCGGGCATTTGCCGGCCACGGCGTGGCTGCTGTACATCGCCAACCTGCTGTGGACAGTGGGCTATGACACCTATTACGCGATGACCGACCGCGATGACGACTTGAAAATCGGGGTGAAATCCACCGCCATTCTGTTTGGCGATGCGGACCGCGTGATCATTCTGACCCTGCAAGGTTTATCGCTGGTGTGCCTGCTATTGGCGGGGCAACGGTTTGAGCTGGGTGGCTGGTTCCACCTGGGGTTGCTGGCGGCGGCGGGCTGTTTTGCCTGGGAGTTCTGGTACACCCGCGACAAGGACCGGATGAAATGCTTCAAGGCGTTTTTGCACAACCACTGGGCGGGGTTGGCGATTTTTGTGGGGATTGTGGCGGATTACGCTTTTCGCTGA
- a CDS encoding chorismate lyase: MPHSIAHPDACQWLTQSLLSPMPGPLTLNWLFDEGSLTRRLTWLSNDGFSVTPLFEGWQPLREDECAALGMAPATVGWVREVYLRGHGLPWVFARSVAARSALQGDGLHMDELGSRSLGELLFCDRAFARQAIEVCHYPRQWLPSADQADGLWARRSRFDRGPLSVLVAEIFLPSFWHALHDHPENC, encoded by the coding sequence GTGCCGCACTCAATCGCCCATCCCGATGCTTGCCAATGGCTGACCCAGAGCCTTCTGAGCCCAATGCCCGGGCCTTTGACCCTCAACTGGCTGTTCGACGAAGGCTCGCTGACGCGCCGGCTTACGTGGCTGTCCAACGACGGCTTCAGCGTGACGCCGCTGTTCGAAGGCTGGCAGCCACTGCGCGAGGATGAATGTGCGGCGCTGGGCATGGCCCCGGCCACTGTCGGCTGGGTGCGCGAGGTGTATTTGCGTGGACATGGCCTGCCGTGGGTGTTCGCCCGCAGCGTGGCGGCGCGCAGTGCCCTGCAAGGCGACGGCTTGCACATGGATGAGCTGGGCAGCCGTTCGCTGGGCGAATTGCTGTTCTGCGACCGAGCCTTCGCCCGCCAGGCGATCGAGGTGTGCCATTACCCACGGCAATGGCTGCCGAGCGCCGACCAGGCCGATGGCCTGTGGGCGCGCCGCTCGCGCTTTGATCGCGGGCCGTTGAGCGTGCTGGTCGCGGAAATTTTCCTGCCCAGCTTCTGGCATGCGCTGCATGACCATCCGGAGAACTGCTGA
- a CDS encoding rubredoxin, whose translation MKKWQCVVCGLIYDEKDGWPDDGIAPGTLWQDVPEDWLCPDCGVGKMDFEMIEIG comes from the coding sequence ATGAAGAAGTGGCAATGTGTAGTCTGCGGCCTGATCTATGACGAAAAAGACGGCTGGCCGGATGACGGTATCGCACCGGGCACCCTGTGGCAGGACGTCCCGGAAGACTGGCTGTGCCCGGACTGCGGCGTGGGCAAAATGGATTTCGAAATGATCGAAATCGGCTAA
- a CDS encoding NAD(P)/FAD-dependent oxidoreductase: MNAPVVIIGTGLAGYNVAREFRKLDSETPLLLITADDGRSYSKPMLSTGFGKNKEADGLSMAEPGAMAEQLKAEVRTHTRISGIDPGHKRLWIGEEAVAYRDLILAWGAETVRVPVEGDAAELIFPINDLEDYARFRAAAAGKRRVLLLGAGLIGCEFANDLILGGYEIDLVAPCEQVMPTLLHPAAAAAVKAGLEGLGARFHLGPVLNRLQRTADGLEAHLSDGEVIHCDLVVSAIGLRPRVDLAAAAGLQINRGIMVDRHLKTSHANIYALGDCAEVDGLNLLYVMPLMSCARALAQTLAGNATAVSYGPMPITVKTPICPLVVSPPPRGAEGVWSVEGQGADIKALCRDASGRLLGYALTGSAVMEKLALNKELPPLLA, translated from the coding sequence ATGAACGCACCTGTCGTGATCATCGGCACAGGATTGGCCGGTTACAACGTGGCTCGGGAGTTTCGCAAGCTCGACAGCGAGACCCCGTTGCTGCTGATCACCGCGGATGACGGGCGCTCCTACTCCAAGCCCATGCTCTCCACCGGCTTTGGCAAGAACAAGGAAGCTGATGGCCTGAGCATGGCTGAACCGGGCGCCATGGCCGAGCAGCTCAAGGCCGAAGTGCGCACCCACACGCGCATCAGCGGCATCGACCCGGGCCACAAACGCCTGTGGATCGGCGAGGAAGCGGTGGCCTACCGCGACCTGATCCTGGCCTGGGGCGCAGAAACCGTGCGTGTGCCGGTAGAAGGCGATGCGGCGGAACTTATTTTCCCCATCAACGATCTTGAAGATTACGCACGCTTTCGTGCAGCGGCTGCCGGCAAACGCCGTGTGCTGCTGCTGGGCGCCGGCCTGATTGGCTGCGAGTTTGCCAACGACCTGATTCTTGGCGGCTACGAAATTGATCTGGTCGCACCCTGCGAGCAAGTCATGCCGACCCTGCTGCACCCGGCGGCGGCCGCAGCGGTTAAGGCCGGCCTGGAAGGCCTCGGCGCGCGTTTCCACCTGGGCCCGGTGCTCAACCGCCTGCAGCGCACGGCGGATGGCCTGGAAGCGCACCTGTCCGATGGTGAAGTGATCCACTGCGACCTGGTGGTCTCGGCCATCGGCCTGCGCCCGCGCGTAGACCTCGCCGCCGCTGCCGGCCTGCAGATAAACCGTGGAATCATGGTGGACCGCCACCTCAAGACCTCCCACGCCAACATCTACGCCCTGGGCGACTGCGCCGAGGTCGATGGCCTCAACCTGCTCTACGTGATGCCATTGATGAGCTGCGCCCGCGCCCTGGCCCAAACCTTGGCCGGTAACGCCACGGCCGTCAGCTATGGGCCGATGCCGATCACCGTGAAAACCCCGATCTGCCCGCTGGTGGTATCGCCGCCGCCACGCGGCGCCGAAGGCGTGTGGAGCGTCGAAGGGCAGGGCGCCGACATCAAGGCCTTGTGCCGCGACGCCAGCGGCCGCCTGCTGGGTTACGCGCTGACCGGCAGCGCCGTCATGGAAAAACTCGCCCTTAACAAAGAACTTCCGCCATTGCTGGCGTAA
- a CDS encoding HU family DNA-binding protein has translation MRKPELAAAIAEKADLTKEQANRVLNAVLEEITGALHRKDSVTLVGFGTFLQRHRGARTGKNPQTGEPVKIKASNTVAFKPGKSLKDSVNP, from the coding sequence ATGCGTAAACCAGAACTCGCAGCCGCTATTGCAGAAAAAGCAGACCTGACCAAAGAACAGGCCAACCGCGTTCTCAACGCCGTTCTCGAAGAAATCACCGGCGCCCTGCACCGCAAAGACAGCGTCACCCTGGTGGGCTTCGGCACCTTCCTGCAACGCCACCGCGGCGCCCGCACCGGCAAAAACCCGCAAACCGGCGAGCCAGTGAAAATCAAGGCGAGCAACACCGTTGCATTCAAGCCGGGCAAGTCGCTCAAAGACAGCGTCAACCCGTAA
- a CDS encoding type III secretion effector protein, with the protein MRFPPIASTLASRARDSFVEAGISTLINLPFSVAEHVASKAIADGIYAQSKMPGAEKRNVDGTKSTVDPSATDQQKIAARLEGAEIKTELLVNIILSINEGGDANAVGKDPAASTDINKRLTALEKRMDAVEAQMEDIGKRYGLIYSPYQKPESLEGATDKSRITSIEQRYKHMNLMTKNLISAKQNQIDLED; encoded by the coding sequence TTGCGATTCCCTCCCATCGCGTCCACACTGGCCTCTCGTGCGCGAGACTCATTCGTTGAGGCGGGTATAAGTACGCTGATCAACCTTCCATTCAGCGTGGCCGAGCATGTAGCGTCGAAAGCCATTGCGGATGGAATTTACGCGCAATCTAAAATGCCCGGCGCAGAGAAAAGGAACGTAGACGGAACAAAAAGTACTGTAGATCCGTCCGCGACAGACCAGCAAAAAATAGCGGCACGCCTGGAAGGCGCTGAAATAAAAACAGAGCTATTGGTCAACATTATTCTGTCCATCAACGAAGGGGGAGACGCTAACGCAGTAGGTAAAGACCCCGCGGCGTCAACCGACATCAATAAGCGATTGACCGCCCTCGAGAAGAGGATGGATGCAGTAGAGGCTCAAATGGAAGACATCGGTAAACGTTATGGACTTATCTACTCTCCCTATCAAAAGCCTGAGTCTTTGGAAGGCGCTACAGATAAATCTCGTATAACGTCTATTGAACAACGCTACAAGCATATGAATTTGATGACTAAGAATTTGATATCCGCTAAGCAGAACCAGATAGATTTAGAAGATTAA
- a CDS encoding 3-hydroxydecyl-ACP dehydratase, translating to MSAEFILSFEDNNWYAAHFDEITQNITRLETFSELFEGREFRLAGIEPRSASDWSYDVRIFLEQKRIFLEISAYPKSIEHEMSVLFEWISSCIRISINDEDGEPLNW from the coding sequence ATGTCAGCAGAATTCATTCTGTCCTTTGAGGACAACAATTGGTACGCGGCTCATTTCGACGAGATAACGCAGAACATCACCCGCCTTGAGACTTTTTCCGAGCTTTTTGAAGGCCGAGAGTTTCGGTTGGCAGGCATTGAGCCCAGAAGCGCAAGTGATTGGAGCTACGACGTGCGTATTTTTTTAGAACAAAAGCGTATTTTCCTGGAAATCAGCGCATATCCGAAAAGCATCGAACATGAGATGTCTGTACTTTTTGAATGGATCAGTTCCTGTATTCGTATTTCTATAAATGATGAAGATGGCGAGCCATTAAACTGGTAG
- a CDS encoding SMI1/KNR4 family protein, with amino-acid sequence MKLFGGAFGGIDIHAFQNGASIGKATVTEMTEKFWCVYADKIPEELVGAVVIADDGSGNPILINTTGEIYIYLHEEGETELLYDSLEALLTKSCP; translated from the coding sequence ATCAAGCTTTTTGGTGGAGCATTCGGTGGCATCGACATTCATGCATTCCAAAACGGGGCATCGATCGGTAAAGCTACCGTTACCGAGATGACGGAGAAATTCTGGTGTGTCTACGCTGACAAAATTCCAGAAGAGTTAGTAGGTGCGGTGGTGATTGCAGACGATGGATCTGGAAACCCCATCCTGATCAACACAACGGGCGAAATTTATATCTACTTACACGAAGAGGGTGAAACCGAACTGTTGTATGACTCGCTAGAAGCACTGCTGACAAAATCTTGCCCGTAA
- a CDS encoding RHS repeat-associated core domain-containing protein — translation MSDALWAARMGDALSHTSMMADILGGVLEVAANIAITAVATAAVVAATGITVVTGGLGCFLLGAVVGTIVGLAMSKSGADKGLTKICDAFSNALFPPTVQANILTGSTNTLTNNIPAARAAGAISSHVTPAGTELEAPEPEPEASYLDMAAGFFSQMWRPTVATPAPGAVPKPLDLVVCMKHPPMPPQFLAEGSDKVTINGQPAVRSGDRSTCDATVVSSGLISSNVTIGGGSVVVREIRSGKTPGVGLAVTALLMLKGGKGKFFSKLPCMLVSGATSMAISSAMGAAANAAMGSSNPVHAATGAKVLGDVDDLDFVLPGILPIDWQRFYNSRDERPDSLFGIGWSVPYEVYVDIQPHPEGGETLVYTDEQGRPIDMGAIPLGGAVFSAGEGLAVRRHLNGQLLIESDDGVYRLFEPVPANPSQLRLTQLGDRNDNRIYIDYDEAGQLVRLRDTFDLVQVELIRDQGHVTHIERLYPDQRREVLVSYGYDAAGNLAQVRDATGQVQRRFAYDAGRRMVEHQLPTGLRCFYEWALVEGLEWRVVKHWTDEGDAYQFDYDLQAGITRITDGLQRVSTRHWNTQHQIIQYSDNLGQTWLFEWNDERQLLSATDPLGGRYEYSYDESGNVIGETDPLGRSDSTLWLEHWALPLVETDAADNSWQYRYDPRGNCIAETDPLGYITRYRYDAHGQVVEIVDATGKSKKLRWNAFGQLVEHIDCSGYPTRFSYDERGYLQVITDALGERTQFSYDAQGRLLSSQLPDGRTEQYQRDTSGQLVGYTDPAGHTTLYQHNRRGQVRQRTDAHGRQVQFGYDSYGRLQALVNENGESYRFAWDAGDRLTEQQDLDGSAKRYDYDLLDNITAVTALPAPYGNGLAVVPETPPAPIVHRLERDAVGRLVAKTTDDGRTDYRYDAVDQLTAVTFTDLQGNSQALGFAYDAIGQLLAEQSAAGNLQHHYDELGNLIQTQLPDGRWLNRLYYGSGHLHQINLDGQVISDFERDRLHREVLRTQGQLSTRSEYDRSGRLRSRQRRLNSQPTLMPAAAQKQFEYDPADNLIGKLDQQPTAQHRQLLHYDATGRIIASQDSLHGQRETFAYDAAANLLDGPQAGAGLVVHNKLLTYQDKRYRYDAFGRMIEKRSAKRGVQRFAYDAESRLMEVRNDDGSVVRMVYDPLGRRIEKTEHGSDGYPLGETRFTWDGLRLLQEHKHSQTSLYVYEDEGYQPLARVDGAGPLQKIRYYHNDLNGLPEQLTEADGHMLWQATYRVWGNTLEEVREPYYIEEQNLRFQGQYLDRETGLHFNTFRFYDPDVGRFTTPDPIGLLGGFNLYQYTPNPLTWMDPLGLSCSSDAKKLGGRLGKAPSKDYRAHHIVMSNSKDVRMRWLRRRMDRLGIDINQKENGIWLPANSKSRLPNTKATAHAGEGVHGNAYKKHVWETLKGAKTKSEFEQGLKTLNLELSGGKTFPLAK, via the coding sequence ATGTCTGACGCGTTATGGGCAGCCCGGATGGGCGATGCGCTCTCCCACACTTCGATGATGGCGGACATCCTCGGCGGTGTGCTGGAGGTGGCGGCCAATATCGCGATCACGGCGGTGGCGACGGCTGCCGTGGTTGCTGCCACTGGCATTACCGTGGTCACCGGTGGCCTCGGCTGCTTCCTGCTGGGTGCGGTGGTGGGCACGATTGTTGGCCTGGCCATGAGCAAAAGTGGCGCGGACAAAGGGCTGACCAAGATATGCGATGCCTTCAGTAACGCCCTGTTTCCGCCCACGGTGCAGGCGAACATTCTCACCGGTTCCACCAATACCCTGACCAACAACATACCTGCCGCCCGTGCCGCCGGGGCGATCAGCTCCCATGTCACACCGGCCGGTACCGAGCTGGAAGCGCCTGAACCGGAACCCGAAGCGAGTTATCTGGACATGGCCGCAGGTTTCTTTTCGCAGATGTGGCGCCCAACCGTCGCCACACCTGCACCGGGTGCTGTGCCCAAGCCGCTGGACCTGGTGGTGTGTATGAAGCACCCGCCAATGCCGCCGCAGTTTCTGGCCGAAGGCTCGGATAAGGTCACCATCAACGGCCAACCCGCCGTGCGCAGTGGTGATCGCAGTACCTGCGATGCGACAGTGGTGTCGTCCGGGCTGATCTCATCCAACGTGACCATTGGCGGCGGTTCGGTGGTGGTGCGTGAGATTCGCAGCGGCAAGACGCCTGGCGTCGGGCTGGCGGTTACAGCGCTGTTGATGCTCAAAGGGGGCAAGGGCAAGTTCTTCAGCAAGTTGCCGTGCATGTTGGTCAGCGGGGCCACTTCGATGGCCATCAGCAGCGCGATGGGCGCTGCGGCTAACGCTGCGATGGGCTCGTCGAACCCGGTGCATGCCGCGACGGGCGCGAAGGTACTGGGTGATGTCGACGACCTGGATTTTGTGCTGCCAGGTATCCTGCCGATTGACTGGCAGCGCTTTTATAACAGCCGCGATGAACGCCCGGACAGCCTGTTTGGCATCGGCTGGAGCGTGCCCTACGAGGTGTACGTCGACATTCAGCCGCACCCCGAGGGCGGCGAAACGCTGGTGTATACCGATGAGCAGGGTCGGCCCATCGACATGGGCGCCATTCCCTTGGGCGGCGCAGTGTTCAGCGCCGGTGAAGGGCTTGCGGTGCGGCGACACCTCAATGGGCAGTTGCTGATCGAAAGCGACGACGGCGTGTACCGCCTGTTTGAACCTGTGCCAGCAAACCCGTCGCAACTGCGTCTGACCCAGCTGGGTGATCGTAACGACAACCGTATCTATATCGACTATGACGAAGCCGGGCAGCTGGTGCGCCTGCGCGATACATTCGATCTGGTTCAGGTTGAGCTGATCCGCGATCAGGGTCATGTGACTCATATTGAGCGCCTCTACCCGGATCAACGTCGCGAAGTGCTCGTGAGCTACGGCTACGACGCAGCGGGCAATCTCGCGCAAGTGCGTGATGCAACCGGCCAGGTACAGCGGCGCTTTGCCTACGATGCCGGGCGCCGGATGGTGGAGCATCAATTACCCACCGGATTGCGCTGTTTCTATGAGTGGGCACTGGTCGAAGGCCTGGAATGGCGCGTGGTTAAGCACTGGACCGATGAGGGCGACGCTTACCAGTTCGACTATGACCTGCAGGCGGGTATTACGCGCATCACCGATGGTTTGCAGCGCGTGAGTACGCGGCACTGGAACACTCAGCACCAGATCATTCAATACAGCGACAACCTCGGCCAGACTTGGCTGTTTGAGTGGAATGACGAACGTCAGTTGCTCAGCGCGACTGATCCGCTGGGTGGGCGCTATGAGTACAGCTACGACGAGAGCGGCAACGTAATTGGCGAAACCGACCCGCTGGGCCGCAGTGATTCGACCTTGTGGCTGGAGCATTGGGCATTGCCGCTGGTGGAAACCGACGCCGCCGACAACAGCTGGCAGTATCGCTACGACCCTCGCGGTAACTGCATCGCCGAGACTGATCCGCTGGGTTATATCACCCGCTATCGCTATGACGCCCACGGCCAGGTCGTGGAGATTGTCGACGCCACCGGCAAAAGCAAAAAGCTGCGCTGGAATGCATTCGGGCAGTTGGTCGAGCATATCGATTGTTCGGGTTACCCGACGCGTTTCAGCTACGACGAACGCGGTTATTTGCAGGTCATCACCGATGCGCTCGGTGAACGCACTCAGTTCAGCTACGACGCCCAAGGGCGTTTGCTCAGCAGCCAGCTACCAGACGGTCGCACTGAACAATATCAGCGCGATACCAGTGGCCAGTTGGTGGGCTATACCGATCCCGCCGGGCACACTACGCTCTACCAACACAACCGGCGTGGCCAGGTACGCCAGCGCACCGACGCCCATGGGCGGCAGGTACAGTTTGGGTATGACAGCTATGGGCGGTTGCAAGCGCTGGTCAATGAGAACGGTGAAAGCTATCGGTTTGCGTGGGACGCCGGGGATCGGCTGACCGAGCAACAAGACCTCGACGGCAGCGCCAAGCGCTACGACTACGACTTGCTCGACAACATCACGGCGGTGACTGCACTTCCTGCGCCTTATGGCAATGGTTTGGCGGTGGTGCCCGAGACGCCACCCGCGCCCATCGTTCATCGGCTGGAGCGTGATGCGGTCGGGCGACTGGTGGCCAAAACCACCGACGATGGCCGCACCGACTACCGCTACGATGCAGTGGATCAGCTCACGGCTGTGACCTTCACTGATCTGCAAGGCAATTCCCAAGCCTTGGGTTTCGCCTACGACGCTATCGGCCAGTTGCTTGCCGAACAGAGTGCTGCCGGCAACCTGCAACATCACTACGACGAACTCGGCAACCTGATCCAGACCCAACTGCCGGACGGCCGCTGGCTCAACCGCCTGTACTACGGCAGCGGCCATCTGCACCAGATCAACCTGGACGGCCAGGTGATCAGCGATTTCGAGCGCGACCGCCTGCACCGCGAAGTGCTGCGCACCCAGGGCCAACTCAGTACGCGCAGCGAATACGACCGCAGCGGCCGCCTGCGCTCACGCCAGCGCCGCCTGAACAGCCAGCCAACGCTGATGCCCGCAGCGGCACAAAAGCAATTCGAATACGACCCCGCCGACAACCTGATCGGCAAACTCGACCAGCAACCCACCGCGCAACATCGCCAACTGCTGCACTACGACGCCACCGGCCGCATCATCGCCAGCCAGGACAGCCTGCACGGGCAGCGCGAAACCTTTGCCTACGACGCCGCCGCCAACCTGCTGGATGGCCCGCAAGCGGGTGCTGGGTTGGTGGTGCATAACAAGCTGCTGACGTATCAGGACAAGCGTTATCGCTACGATGCGTTTGGGCGGATGATCGAAAAGCGCAGCGCTAAACGCGGAGTGCAGCGGTTTGCGTATGACGCTGAGAGCCGGTTGATGGAGGTGCGTAATGACGATGGTAGCGTGGTCAGGATGGTGTATGACCCGCTGGGCCGTCGGATAGAAAAAACCGAGCATGGCAGCGATGGGTATCCGCTGGGGGAAACGCGGTTTACCTGGGACGGTCTGCGGTTATTGCAGGAGCATAAACACAGTCAGACAAGCCTGTACGTTTATGAGGATGAAGGCTATCAGCCACTGGCTCGCGTGGACGGTGCCGGGCCGCTGCAAAAAATTCGTTACTACCATAACGACCTGAACGGGTTGCCGGAGCAGTTGACCGAGGCTGATGGGCACATGCTCTGGCAAGCGACTTATCGGGTGTGGGGCAACACGCTGGAAGAGGTGCGCGAGCCTTATTACATTGAGGAGCAGAACCTCAGGTTTCAGGGGCAGTACCTGGACCGGGAGACGGGGCTGCATTTCAATACATTCAGGTTTTATGATCCGGATGTGGGACGGTTTACGACGCCGGATCCGATTGGGTTACTCGGTGGTTTTAACCTCTACCAGTACACTCCTAACCCATTAACATGGATGGACCCGCTTGGATTAAGTTGCTCGAGCGATGCGAAAAAACTGGGAGGCCGCCTAGGTAAGGCTCCGAGCAAAGACTACCGAGCACACCACATTGTGATGTCCAACTCGAAAGACGTACGTATGCGCTGGTTGAGAAGACGGATGGACAGACTTGGTATAGACATAAACCAAAAAGAAAATGGAATATGGCTGCCTGCGAATTCAAAATCTCGCCTTCCAAATACAAAAGCAACCGCTCATGCTGGAGAGGGCGTCCATGGCAACGCGTACAAAAAGCACGTATGGGAGACTCTAAAAGGTGCAAAAACAAAATCCGAATTCGAGCAAGGTCTAAAGACACTCAACCTCGAACTTAGCGGCGGCAAAACTTTTCCGCTGGCCAAATAG
- a CDS encoding DcrB-related protein: MTYRINEFQFQLPAAELQDATINILKFPELGTSLIISRSLLNEGETLHSNFDDQLKRLEKQVQELRCQPSVTVRLGAAQEVEGIELRSQFNKGNDKVFQYQLALVLPGTRKMLALSYVKAEKLGDAEAAHWALIKNSLSFDAIS, from the coding sequence ATGACGTACCGAATCAACGAATTTCAGTTCCAACTGCCGGCCGCAGAGTTGCAGGACGCGACGATCAATATCCTCAAGTTCCCTGAGCTGGGCACGTCCCTGATCATCAGCCGCAGCCTGCTCAACGAAGGCGAAACCCTGCACAGCAACTTCGACGACCAACTCAAGCGCCTGGAAAAACAGGTGCAGGAGTTGCGCTGCCAACCGAGCGTTACCGTGCGCCTGGGCGCCGCTCAAGAGGTGGAAGGTATCGAGTTGCGCAGCCAGTTCAACAAGGGCAATGACAAGGTGTTCCAGTATCAGTTGGCGCTGGTGTTGCCGGGTACGCGCAAGATGCTTGCCTTGAGTTATGTGAAGGCCGAAAAGCTAGGCGATGCCGAGGCTGCGCACTGGGCATTGATCAAAAATTCACTGTCGTTTGACGCTATTTCCTGA